One region of Campylobacter concisus genomic DNA includes:
- a CDS encoding TerC/Alx family metal homeostasis membrane protein, which translates to MNALEIQTIIVFLLMASLAFGIDLFAHKHDEKISLKQAGIWSIFWIGVSVLFGIYLYFERGSEIASLYFAGYALEKSLSVDNLFVMMAIFSWFNIPEIYRHRVLYFGVIGAMIFRLIFVAVGTMLFAISPWMELIFAAIVAYSAVMMIKKDKCDEDIKDYSNHIAYRAVYRFFPVLPQLFGHSFFVKFSEISKQIPDSQKTTLNDQILRLKATWIATPLFLCLCVIELSDVIFAFDSVPAVIAVSKDPVIVYSAMIFAILGLRTLYFVLEALKNFLKYLEISVIVLLFFIAVKLAVNATANIFHHGFEISAQISLFIILAILGVGVVASLVKK; encoded by the coding sequence TTGAACGCATTAGAAATTCAAACAATTATAGTTTTTCTGCTAATGGCATCACTTGCCTTTGGAATAGATCTTTTTGCTCATAAACATGATGAGAAAATTTCACTAAAACAAGCTGGTATTTGGTCTATTTTTTGGATAGGAGTTTCGGTACTTTTTGGCATATATTTATATTTTGAGCGAGGCAGTGAAATAGCAAGTCTTTATTTTGCAGGATATGCGCTAGAAAAGTCGCTCTCAGTAGATAACCTTTTTGTGATGATGGCGATTTTTTCATGGTTTAATATACCTGAAATTTATCGCCACAGAGTGCTTTATTTTGGCGTTATAGGAGCTATGATATTTAGGCTCATCTTTGTAGCCGTAGGTACGATGCTTTTTGCCATCTCGCCTTGGATGGAGCTAATATTTGCAGCAATAGTCGCATATAGTGCTGTAATGATGATAAAAAAAGATAAGTGTGATGAGGATATAAAAGATTATTCAAACCACATAGCTTATAGGGCAGTTTATCGCTTCTTTCCGGTTTTACCACAGCTTTTTGGACATAGTTTTTTTGTTAAATTTAGCGAAATTTCTAAGCAAATTCCAGATAGTCAAAAAACTACTCTTAACGATCAAATTTTAAGGCTAAAAGCCACTTGGATAGCAACACCATTATTTTTGTGTCTTTGCGTGATTGAGCTAAGCGATGTGATATTTGCTTTTGATAGCGTTCCGGCTGTCATTGCTGTGAGCAAAGATCCTGTGATTGTTTATTCAGCGATGATATTTGCGATACTTGGGCTAAGAACGCTTTATTTTGTGCTTGAAGCACTCAAAAATTTTTTAAAGTATTTAGAAATTTCTGTGATCGTGCTTTTATTTTTTATAGCAGTAAAGCTAGCTGTAAATGCGACTGCTAATATCTTTCATCATGGTTTTGAAATTTCTGCACAAATTAGCCTTTTTATCATTCTAGCTATTCTTGGAGTTGGGGTCGTAGCAAGTTTGGTTAAAAAATAG
- a CDS encoding molybdopterin molybdotransferase MoeA, with the protein MKDFMSYADSLKILKDTINAWEKVEKVAITDALDRNIAYDVTAAENYPAKPVSAMDGYAFAFKDGLSELELITDLPAGSDKGLVIEGSKCVKTFTGSLMSEGTDTLVPVENVEVSGSKIIIKKSVPKGFAVREVGESYKKGEILIKKGTRLTYAEIALLAELGVFHVSVFILPRVAILATGSEIKDLGEPLENPAQIHSSNHVGIAMQIRKMGAEPILCEIVRDKAELVEKAIINALKSADILVTTGGISMGDYDFVKGALNENFSLIIEGAAIKPGRHIRVAKSGDKYIFALPGFPYSAMVMCVLYVRVLINAWFGQEEPKITAIMDEDYKKRSPFLEFTAVNLENREGKNFVNLNGKKLGSSAIVNNLTNKAALLMIPMDKEFLKKGEIVEVLMMPC; encoded by the coding sequence ATGAAAGATTTTATGAGTTACGCAGATAGCCTAAAAATTCTAAAAGATACAATAAATGCGTGGGAAAAGGTCGAAAAAGTAGCCATCACGGACGCACTTGATAGAAATATCGCTTACGACGTGACAGCTGCTGAAAACTACCCAGCAAAGCCAGTTTCAGCGATGGATGGATACGCTTTTGCCTTCAAAGATGGTCTAAGTGAGCTTGAGCTTATCACAGACCTTCCAGCAGGTAGCGACAAAGGACTAGTCATAGAGGGTAGTAAATGCGTCAAAACTTTCACTGGCTCACTAATGAGCGAAGGCACTGATACTCTTGTGCCGGTAGAAAATGTCGAGGTTAGCGGCTCGAAAATAATCATCAAAAAAAGCGTACCAAAGGGTTTTGCTGTGCGCGAAGTAGGAGAAAGCTACAAAAAAGGTGAAATTTTGATCAAAAAAGGCACACGTCTAACCTACGCCGAGATAGCACTTCTTGCTGAGCTTGGTGTCTTTCACGTAAGCGTTTTCATACTCCCAAGAGTGGCAATACTTGCAACTGGTAGCGAGATAAAAGACCTTGGCGAACCTCTAGAAAATCCGGCACAAATTCACAGCTCAAATCACGTAGGCATCGCTATGCAGATACGCAAAATGGGCGCAGAGCCGATCCTTTGCGAGATCGTAAGAGATAAGGCCGAGCTTGTCGAAAAAGCGATCATAAACGCACTAAAATCAGCTGATATATTAGTGACGACTGGTGGCATAAGTATGGGGGACTATGACTTTGTAAAAGGCGCTTTAAATGAAAATTTTAGCCTTATCATCGAAGGTGCTGCCATAAAACCGGGTCGTCACATCAGAGTGGCAAAGTCAGGCGATAAATATATCTTTGCGCTGCCTGGATTTCCGTACTCGGCAATGGTTATGTGTGTGCTTTACGTGAGGGTCTTAATAAATGCGTGGTTTGGTCAAGAAGAGCCAAAGATCACGGCGATAATGGACGAAGACTATAAAAAACGCTCACCATTTTTAGAATTTACAGCTGTAAATTTAGAAAACCGTGAAGGAAAAAATTTTGTAAATCTAAATGGCAAAAAGCTTGGCAGTTCAGCGATCGTAAATAATTTAACAAACAAGGCCGCACTTTTAATGATCCCAATGGATAAAGAATTTCTAAAAAAAGGCGAGATAGTAGAAGTATTGATGATGCCTTGTTAA
- the yedE gene encoding YedE family putative selenium transporter, with protein MNKTVLYIIAGASLGILGPVLVYFGNPANMGVCAACFLRDSVGAFGFHQAKVVQYLRPEILGLIIGGFLASMLWSRNFTPVSGSAAFSRFFLGVFAMIGCLIFLGCPWRAFLRLGGGDMTAIAGLVGLFAGVFVGRFFKKNGYVIPENDATTKPVAFLPLIIAILLLIALVFGLKLGDNGALFSSEKGPGSQHANILISLICAIVIGIFMQRSKFCSVGAISKVFERDLSMFYGIVSIIVFASITNLALGQYKFGFEAQPIAHNDVLWNFLGMSLAGLCFSLSYGCPGKHLVQMGAGNLSSAVFVLGMGAGAAISHNFILASSGAGITPYAPYAVVIGFIYAIYVGVFTKKA; from the coding sequence ATGAATAAAACAGTGCTTTACATCATCGCAGGTGCGAGCCTTGGCATTCTTGGCCCAGTGCTTGTTTATTTTGGCAACCCAGCAAACATGGGCGTTTGTGCGGCTTGCTTTTTAAGGGATAGCGTAGGTGCTTTTGGCTTTCATCAAGCCAAAGTGGTACAGTATCTAAGGCCTGAAATTTTAGGGCTTATCATCGGAGGCTTTCTAGCAAGTATGCTTTGGAGTAGAAATTTCACTCCAGTATCTGGCAGTGCGGCATTTTCTAGATTTTTCTTAGGTGTATTTGCTATGATTGGTTGCCTTATCTTTTTGGGTTGTCCATGGAGAGCGTTTTTGCGCCTTGGCGGCGGAGATATGACTGCTATTGCTGGTCTTGTCGGTCTATTTGCTGGTGTTTTTGTTGGACGATTTTTCAAAAAAAATGGTTACGTCATACCTGAAAATGATGCCACGACAAAGCCAGTTGCGTTTTTGCCATTAATCATTGCCATTTTGCTTTTAATAGCCCTTGTCTTTGGTTTAAAACTTGGCGATAATGGTGCTTTATTTAGCTCAGAAAAAGGCCCAGGCTCACAGCATGCAAATATCCTTATCTCACTTATTTGCGCCATTGTTATTGGCATTTTTATGCAAAGAAGCAAATTTTGCTCAGTTGGAGCGATTAGCAAAGTTTTTGAGCGTGATCTTTCAATGTTTTATGGCATTGTATCTATCATCGTTTTTGCAAGTATCACAAATTTAGCTCTTGGACAATATAAATTTGGCTTTGAAGCTCAACCTATCGCTCATAATGATGTCCTTTGGAATTTCCTTGGCATGAGCTTGGCTGGTCTTTGCTTTAGCCTAAGTTATGGCTGCCCAGGCAAACATTTAGTGCAAATGGGAGCTGGAAATTTAAGCTCAGCTGTATTTGTTTTAGGTATGGGAGCAGGCGCTGCGATAAGCCACAACTTCATACTTGCAAGCTCTGGAGCTGGCATCACTCCTTACGCTCCATATGCCGTAGTGATCGGCTTTATCTATGCTATTTATGTCGGAGTTTTTACTAAAAAAGCATAA
- a CDS encoding TonB-dependent receptor, translated as MKFSILASSLIFSSLWALDTNNSDYSVILPTIEVEGISEQNTLKGYIAYDSADINRNGLSNKETPQTIENIDIQKNRNYGTNDLSSILEGNAGIDAGYDMRGESIKIRGFSVDGGDIYRDGVRDSGQIRRSTANVERVEILKGPASILYGRSDGGAVVNLVSKKANFMPVYKLSGRVGSWSRYGGGVDINHVVNNQLAARLTTDMERGKSWREGVKYKNFMVSPSVVVTNDGGTVSFEAQYTYDNAWRVPDRMPTKSVYDKLGIDYTKGFSHDGDFVEDKLHFFRTELNAELVKDMNLKWVFGYRKASQNFDHYFSGTIMPGNRLKQNYAKQQTDNDTLSNAITLTKELEFTRFKHNLTFGYDNSVETRHPRLWFDSAKNVTINPYASRSSWGSVGYIPLNTDNKHKAINNGVFLEDLISLDDKYRLLIGGRFDFYKFKTRNIADMTNSYKGHSFSPRVGLLWDFLPEHTAYASYSKSFAPYGGRGNIGISIGDTTMLDLKPQNNEQYEIGLKSTWADNRFSSNLAIFQIEHNNIRYRPDPTNDPYTWAQRGKERSRGIELNILGQIYENLYLRSSLGYMRAIIVNDKSNPLNEKLSLNNTTNWQGNVFLRYAKNDKWYVESGVTGYSKRYSYQVNKTSVTDQHLPGFVRLDASAGYNFSEHAQITLAINNILNKKYWRSDSRPGDERSFMINMHYTF; from the coding sequence ATGAAGTTTAGTATACTTGCTTCATCACTGATCTTTAGCTCGCTGTGGGCTTTAGATACAAATAACAGTGATTATTCAGTTATTTTACCAACTATCGAGGTGGAAGGTATCTCGGAGCAAAATACCCTAAAAGGTTATATCGCGTATGATAGTGCGGATATCAATAGAAATGGACTCAGCAACAAAGAGACGCCACAAACTATCGAAAATATAGATATACAAAAGAACAGAAACTACGGTACAAATGATCTCTCAAGTATCCTAGAAGGAAATGCTGGTATTGATGCAGGCTATGATATGAGAGGCGAAAGCATTAAGATAAGAGGATTTAGTGTTGATGGCGGTGATATATATAGAGATGGTGTTAGGGACTCTGGCCAGATAAGGCGCAGTACAGCAAATGTTGAGAGAGTTGAAATTTTAAAAGGACCAGCTTCGATCTTATATGGAAGAAGTGACGGTGGTGCGGTTGTAAATTTAGTTAGTAAAAAGGCAAATTTTATGCCTGTTTATAAGCTTTCAGGAAGAGTTGGTAGTTGGAGTAGATATGGCGGTGGTGTTGATATAAATCACGTAGTAAATAATCAACTAGCCGCAAGGCTAACGACTGATATGGAGCGTGGAAAATCATGGAGAGAGGGCGTAAAATATAAAAATTTTATGGTAAGCCCAAGCGTTGTCGTGACAAATGATGGCGGAACGGTTAGTTTTGAGGCGCAATACACATATGATAATGCTTGGCGTGTACCTGATAGAATGCCAACAAAAAGTGTCTATGACAAGCTTGGTATCGACTATACAAAGGGATTTTCTCACGATGGAGACTTTGTTGAAGATAAGCTTCATTTCTTTCGTACCGAGCTAAATGCAGAGTTAGTAAAGGATATGAATTTAAAATGGGTTTTTGGTTATAGAAAAGCTAGTCAAAATTTTGACCATTATTTTAGTGGCACCATCATGCCCGGAAATAGACTAAAGCAAAACTATGCTAAACAACAAACTGATAATGACACACTCTCAAATGCTATAACACTTACAAAAGAGCTTGAATTTACAAGATTTAAGCATAATCTTACTTTTGGATATGACAACAGCGTAGAAACTCGCCATCCGAGGCTTTGGTTTGATAGTGCAAAAAATGTAACTATAAATCCATATGCATCAAGATCAAGTTGGGGTAGTGTGGGCTACATACCACTTAATACTGATAATAAGCATAAAGCTATAAATAATGGAGTGTTTTTAGAAGATCTAATAAGTTTAGATGACAAATATAGGCTACTTATTGGTGGAAGGTTTGACTTTTATAAGTTTAAAACAAGAAATATTGCAGATATGACAAATAGCTACAAAGGGCACTCTTTTAGTCCAAGAGTAGGCTTACTGTGGGACTTTTTGCCAGAACATACCGCATACGCCTCATACTCAAAGAGCTTTGCACCATATGGTGGTCGTGGAAATATAGGTATAAGTATAGGCGATACAACAATGCTTGATCTAAAACCGCAGAATAACGAGCAATATGAAATCGGCTTAAAAAGCACATGGGCTGATAATAGATTTAGCTCAAACCTAGCGATATTTCAGATCGAGCATAATAATATAAGATATAGACCAGATCCTACAAATGATCCATATACTTGGGCGCAGCGTGGTAAAGAGAGAAGCCGTGGTATAGAGCTAAATATCTTGGGTCAAATTTATGAAAATTTATATCTTAGAAGCTCTCTTGGATATATGAGGGCCATTATAGTAAATGACAAGTCAAATCCATTAAATGAAAAACTTAGTCTAAACAATACAACTAACTGGCAGGGCAATGTTTTTTTAAGATATGCTAAAAATGATAAATGGTATGTCGAAAGTGGCGTAACCGGGTACTCTAAAAGATATAGTTACCAAGTAAATAAAACAAGCGTAACCGATCAACACTTGCCAGGCTTTGTAAGGCTTGATGCAAGTGCTGGATATAACTTTAGTGAACATGCTCAAATAACACTGGCAATAAATAATATCTTAAATAAAAAATACTGGCGTTCAGACTCAAGACCTGGTGATGAGAGATCGTTTATGATAAATATGCATTATACGTTTTAA
- a CDS encoding peptidylprolyl isomerase, with amino-acid sequence MKKMLFLAAGMLSALNLYSAQMINGIAAIVENEPITLYEVYSLKEQLRASEQDALNLLIRDRLEDAQIKNLNISVTPFELNDRIESIAKQNGMTNSQFRNSIQAQGMDFLEFKNNIEKKMLQEKLYKSILAEAGKNVNEQKAKMYFDANPDKFKVFSTARVVVYRAKDPELLEAQKTSPKLLDGVQTQEVSLDYQSIDPRLAAIISSTNNGDYTQPLQGPDSFDMFLVKEKIGSYTPSFADVKDNVINELYQGEQEKLMADYFDKLRAKAKIQILR; translated from the coding sequence ATGAAAAAAATGCTCTTTTTGGCTGCTGGCATGCTAAGTGCTTTAAATTTATATTCGGCTCAGATGATAAACGGTATCGCAGCTATTGTAGAGAACGAACCAATCACGCTTTATGAAGTTTATAGCTTGAAAGAGCAGCTAAGAGCTAGCGAACAAGATGCTTTAAATTTACTCATAAGAGATAGACTCGAAGATGCTCAGATAAAAAATTTAAACATTAGCGTAACGCCATTTGAGCTAAACGATAGAATCGAATCAATCGCAAAGCAAAATGGTATGACAAATTCGCAGTTTAGAAACTCTATCCAAGCCCAAGGCATGGACTTTTTGGAGTTTAAAAACAACATAGAAAAAAAGATGCTTCAAGAAAAGCTTTATAAAAGCATTTTGGCTGAAGCTGGCAAAAATGTAAATGAACAAAAAGCAAAGATGTATTTTGACGCTAATCCTGATAAATTTAAGGTCTTTAGCACCGCTAGAGTCGTAGTTTATAGAGCAAAAGATCCTGAGCTACTTGAGGCTCAAAAGACAAGTCCGAAGCTACTAGACGGCGTGCAAACACAAGAGGTTAGTTTGGACTATCAAAGCATAGATCCAAGGCTTGCTGCGATCATCTCAAGCACAAATAACGGTGACTACACACAGCCTTTGCAAGGGCCTGACAGCTTTGATATGTTTTTAGTAAAAGAGAAGATCGGCTCATACACTCCAAGCTTTGCAGATGTTAAGGATAATGTTATAAACGAGCTTTATCAAGGCGAGCAAGAAAAACTTATGGCTGATTATTTTGATAAACTCCGCGCAAAAGCAAAGATTCAAATTTTAAGATAA
- the gltX gene encoding glutamate--tRNA ligase: MIVTRFAPSPTGYLHIGGLRTALYNYLYARANNGKFLLRIEDTDLKRNSEEATQAIKEAFAWCKLDHDGEVTYQSKRFDLYKEYVKKLLEEGKAYKCYMSKEELEELRASQEARKERPKYDNRYRDFTGTPPAGIEPVIRIKAPLSGDIVIHDGIKGEVKFKVEDILDDFIIARSDGTPTYNFTVVIDDALMGVTDVIRGDDHLSNTPKQIVLYEALGFKVPKFYHVAMINGEDGKKLSKRHGATDVMEYKKMGYLPEALLNFLVRLGWSHGDDEIFTIEDMLKYFDPNDINKSSSTYNAQKLDWLNSHYIKTLPYERLAHDMLEFGVDFKALVKGELLLNSLRERSKTLIEMANSANAIINAPKSYDEKAWAKFINENSKEILAKFAQILDRDLDVKGYEELTNKFLEQNGLKLKDLAQALRIALTGSSVSPSIFEVLEVVGSSETKNRIQNLLKEEK, translated from the coding sequence ATGATAGTTACTAGATTTGCTCCGTCGCCTACTGGATACCTACATATAGGCGGACTTAGGACAGCCCTTTATAATTATTTATACGCAAGAGCTAATAATGGAAAATTTTTACTTCGCATCGAAGATACTGACTTAAAACGAAACTCAGAAGAAGCCACGCAAGCCATAAAAGAGGCATTTGCTTGGTGCAAGCTAGATCACGATGGCGAAGTGACATATCAGTCAAAGAGGTTTGATCTTTACAAAGAGTATGTTAAAAAACTACTTGAAGAAGGCAAAGCATATAAATGCTATATGAGCAAAGAGGAGCTTGAGGAGCTTAGAGCCAGCCAAGAGGCTAGAAAAGAGCGCCCAAAATATGATAATAGATATAGAGATTTTACTGGCACGCCTCCAGCTGGCATTGAGCCAGTCATCCGTATAAAAGCCCCGCTTAGCGGTGATATCGTCATACATGATGGCATAAAAGGTGAGGTTAAATTTAAGGTTGAAGATATCTTAGATGACTTCATCATCGCAAGAAGCGACGGCACACCGACTTATAACTTCACGGTTGTGATAGATGACGCACTAATGGGCGTAACAGACGTCATTCGCGGCGATGACCACCTCTCAAATACCCCAAAACAGATCGTTCTTTACGAGGCACTTGGCTTTAAGGTTCCAAAATTTTATCACGTCGCTATGATAAACGGCGAGGATGGCAAAAAGCTTAGCAAAAGGCATGGTGCAACTGATGTTATGGAGTATAAAAAGATGGGCTACCTGCCTGAAGCGCTCTTAAATTTTCTCGTTCGTCTTGGCTGGAGCCACGGCGATGATGAGATTTTTACTATTGAGGATATGCTTAAATACTTCGATCCAAACGATATCAACAAAAGCTCAAGCACTTACAACGCTCAAAAGCTTGACTGGCTAAATTCTCACTACATTAAGACTTTACCTTACGAGAGGCTAGCGCACGATATGCTTGAGTTTGGCGTTGATTTTAAGGCTTTGGTAAAGGGTGAGCTACTGCTAAATTCGCTCCGTGAGAGATCAAAGACGCTAATAGAGATGGCAAACAGCGCAAATGCGATCATCAACGCTCCAAAAAGCTACGATGAGAAAGCTTGGGCTAAATTTATAAATGAAAATAGCAAAGAAATTTTGGCGAAATTTGCTCAAATTTTAGACCGTGACCTCGACGTGAAGGGCTATGAGGAGCTAACTAATAAATTTTTAGAGCAAAATGGCTTAAAGCTAAAAGACCTAGCTCAGGCTCTAAGGATAGCGCTAACTGGCTCAAGTGTTAGCCCAAGCATATTTGAAGTGCTTGAAGTAGTAGGCAGTAGCGAGACGAAAAATAGAATACAAAATTTATTAAAGGAAGAAAAATGA
- a CDS encoding malic enzyme-like NAD(P)-binding protein produces the protein MTHVTKEEALNYHIGGKIEIKVKTPCETSRDLSMAYTPGVAEPCKEIEADNELAYKYTNKANLVAVITDGTAVLGLGDIGAIAGKPVMEGKSVLFKKFANVDAFDIELDEHDPDKIVEICKALAPTFGGINLEDIRAPKCFEIERKLQEAVDIPVMHDDQHGTAMITSAGMINAMEISGKDISKIKIVVSGAGAAGIACAKMYKALGAKHIVMIDSKGVIHSKRTDLTPEKVEFALETEDRTLADAMRGADMFLGLSKPGVLTKEMVASMNKEPIIFALANPVPEIYPEDVEAVRSDVMMGTGRSDYPNQVNNVLGFPFIFRGALDVRAKKITENMKMAAARALAQLAKEPVPAEVLKASGVSELKFGKEYIIPKPFDKRVLTAVAPAVAKAAVEDGVARVKDFDVEAYRAKLAKGF, from the coding sequence ATGACACATGTAACTAAAGAAGAAGCACTAAACTACCACATAGGCGGTAAGATCGAGATAAAGGTAAAGACGCCTTGCGAAACATCAAGAGACCTTTCAATGGCCTATACACCTGGCGTTGCAGAGCCTTGCAAAGAGATAGAAGCTGATAATGAACTAGCTTATAAATATACGAATAAAGCAAATCTAGTAGCCGTTATCACTGACGGTACGGCTGTTCTTGGACTTGGAGACATCGGTGCTATCGCTGGTAAGCCAGTTATGGAAGGAAAGTCAGTTTTATTTAAAAAATTTGCAAATGTTGATGCCTTTGACATCGAGCTAGACGAGCATGATCCTGATAAGATCGTTGAGATTTGCAAGGCTCTTGCTCCGACATTTGGTGGTATAAATTTAGAAGATATCCGTGCTCCAAAGTGCTTTGAGATTGAGAGAAAGCTTCAAGAAGCAGTCGATATCCCGGTCATGCACGACGATCAGCACGGCACAGCGATGATAACAAGCGCTGGCATGATAAATGCGATGGAAATTTCTGGCAAAGATATCTCAAAGATAAAAATCGTAGTTAGCGGCGCAGGTGCAGCTGGCATTGCATGCGCGAAGATGTATAAAGCACTTGGTGCAAAACACATCGTGATGATAGATAGTAAAGGTGTCATTCATTCAAAAAGAACAGACCTAACGCCTGAAAAGGTAGAGTTTGCACTTGAAACTGAGGATAGAACTCTAGCTGATGCGATGAGGGGTGCTGATATGTTTTTAGGTCTTTCTAAGCCTGGTGTGCTTACAAAAGAGATGGTTGCGTCAATGAATAAAGAGCCTATCATCTTTGCTTTGGCAAATCCAGTGCCTGAAATTTATCCAGAGGATGTTGAGGCTGTAAGAAGTGACGTAATGATGGGTACAGGCAGAAGCGACTATCCTAACCAAGTAAATAATGTTTTAGGTTTCCCTTTTATCTTTAGAGGTGCGCTTGACGTTAGAGCTAAAAAGATCACTGAAAATATGAAAATGGCTGCAGCTAGAGCGCTTGCACAACTTGCAAAAGAGCCAGTGCCAGCTGAAGTTTTAAAGGCAAGTGGCGTTAGTGAGCTAAAATTTGGCAAAGAGTATATTATCCCAAAACCATTTGACAAACGCGTGCTAACAGCAGTCGCTCCAGCAGTTGCGAAAGCTGCAGTTGAAGATGGCGTAGCGAGAGTAAAAGATTTTGATGTTGAGGCTTATAGAGCCAAACTTGCAAAAGGATTTTAA
- the upp gene encoding uracil phosphoribosyltransferase, protein MQNVKLISHPLIEHKLTILRDKNTQPFQFRMLVDEISYLMIFEATRNLKVKDVKVQTPVAVADAKRLTTKVMICPILRAALGMLDSVFTIIPDASVGFLGFQRNEETAKAEFFYAKLPKDAKERMAIIIDPMFATGGTAIDAVKFLREKGVKEIKFISIIAAPEGLKRFSEIYPDVEVYTASIDEKLNEKNYIVPGLGDAGDRVFNTL, encoded by the coding sequence ATGCAAAACGTTAAACTCATCTCGCACCCACTGATCGAGCATAAATTAACCATTCTACGTGATAAAAATACCCAGCCTTTTCAGTTTCGTATGCTAGTTGATGAGATCAGTTATCTTATGATCTTTGAAGCGACTAGAAATTTAAAAGTAAAAGATGTAAAAGTCCAAACTCCAGTTGCGGTGGCAGATGCAAAGAGACTTACTACAAAAGTTATGATATGTCCCATTTTAAGGGCTGCTCTTGGTATGCTTGATAGCGTTTTTACCATCATCCCAGATGCAAGCGTGGGCTTTTTGGGCTTTCAGCGAAATGAAGAGACAGCGAAGGCTGAGTTTTTCTACGCAAAGCTTCCAAAAGATGCAAAAGAGCGCATGGCGATCATAATCGACCCTATGTTTGCAACTGGTGGCACGGCGATAGACGCAGTCAAATTCTTGCGTGAAAAGGGCGTTAAAGAGATCAAATTTATCTCTATCATTGCCGCTCCTGAGGGGCTAAAGAGATTTAGTGAAATTTACCCAGACGTCGAGGTCTATACAGCTTCGATCGATGAGAAACTAAATGAGAAAAACTACATCGTTCCTGGTCTTGGTGATGCTGGCGATAGAGTTTTTAACACGCTTTAA
- a CDS encoding ribonuclease domain-containing protein yields the protein MNKRLLPALVAFVIAIIIGTFFFSKDGDEANKNAQILLEQLNKEGQKSQNLVENGSYTSKDEVALYIYKFNKLPKNFITKKEALDLGWDAKSGNLWQISGGKSIGGDRFSNREKRLPEADGRKWFECDVNYNGGRRGAERILYSNDGLIYYTPDHYEHFYLLYEKRMQ from the coding sequence TTGAATAAAAGACTTTTGCCAGCTTTAGTTGCCTTTGTCATTGCTATCATCATCGGTACTTTCTTTTTTTCAAAAGATGGCGACGAGGCAAACAAAAACGCTCAAATTTTACTTGAGCAGCTAAACAAAGAGGGGCAAAAGAGCCAAAATCTTGTAGAAAACGGCTCATACACCTCAAAAGATGAGGTCGCTCTTTATATCTATAAATTTAACAAGCTACCAAAAAATTTCATAACCAAAAAAGAGGCACTCGATCTTGGCTGGGATGCAAAAAGCGGAAATTTATGGCAGATAAGCGGTGGCAAAAGCATCGGCGGAGATAGATTTTCAAACAGAGAAAAGAGGCTGCCAGAGGCTGATGGCAGAAAGTGGTTTGAGTGTGATGTAAATTATAATGGTGGTAGGCGCGGCGCTGAGAGAATTTTATACTCAAACGACGGACTTATCTACTACACGCCCGACCACTACGAGCATTTTTACCTGCTTTATGAAAAGAGGATGCAATGA
- a CDS encoding barstar family protein, producing MKIVILDAKKMAEKENMHEYFAKKFDLPEYYGRNLDALFDCLCEINEPTLIKLKNEEFLDDSAKESLIRLFRDVCNENELVKFELVKDEK from the coding sequence ATGAAAATCGTGATCTTAGATGCCAAAAAGATGGCTGAAAAAGAGAATATGCATGAGTATTTTGCTAAGAAATTTGACCTGCCAGAGTACTACGGTAGAAATTTAGACGCACTCTTTGACTGTCTTTGCGAGATAAATGAGCCAACGCTTATAAAGCTAAAAAATGAAGAATTTTTGGATGATAGTGCAAAAGAGAGCTTGATTCGGCTATTTCGCGATGTGTGCAACGAAAATGAGCTAGTTAAATTTGAGCTTGTAAAAGATGAAAAATGA